A single window of Lysobacter oculi DNA harbors:
- a CDS encoding type IV pilus twitching motility protein PilT, whose translation MDIAELLAFSVKNKASDLHLSAGLPPMIRVDGDVRRINIPPLEHKTVHGLIYDIMSDKQRRDFEEFLETDFSFEIPGLARFRVNAFNHNRGAGAVFRTIPSEVLTLDQLGCPPLFRELVNQPQGLILVTGPTGSGKSTTLAAMLDHINKNEYGHILSVEDPIEFVHTSQKCLINQREVHRDTHGFNEALRSALREDPDYILVGELRDLETIRLALTAAETGHLVFGTLHTSSAAKTIDRIIDVFPAGEKPMVRSMLSESLRAVIAQALLKKVGGGRTAAWEIMVGIPAIRNLIREDKVAQMYSAIQTGQQYGMMTLDQHLQDLVARSQITKQQAREYAKDKKLFD comes from the coding sequence ATGGATATCGCAGAACTGTTGGCTTTCTCGGTCAAGAACAAGGCATCCGACTTGCACCTCTCGGCGGGCCTGCCGCCGATGATCCGCGTCGATGGCGACGTGCGGCGCATCAACATCCCGCCGCTCGAGCACAAGACCGTGCACGGCCTGATCTACGACATCATGTCGGACAAGCAGCGCCGCGACTTCGAGGAATTCCTCGAAACCGACTTCTCCTTCGAAATCCCGGGCCTGGCGCGCTTCCGCGTCAACGCCTTCAACCACAACCGCGGCGCCGGTGCGGTGTTCCGTACCATTCCGTCGGAAGTGCTGACGCTCGACCAGCTCGGCTGCCCGCCGCTGTTCCGCGAGCTGGTGAACCAGCCGCAGGGCCTGATCCTGGTGACCGGCCCGACCGGCTCGGGCAAGTCGACCACGCTGGCGGCGATGCTCGACCACATCAACAAGAACGAATACGGCCACATCCTCTCGGTCGAGGACCCGATCGAATTCGTGCATACCTCGCAGAAGTGCCTGATCAACCAGCGCGAAGTCCACCGCGACACCCACGGCTTCAATGAGGCGCTGCGTTCGGCGCTGCGTGAAGACCCGGACTACATCCTGGTCGGCGAGTTGCGCGACCTGGAAACCATCCGCCTGGCGCTGACCGCGGCGGAAACCGGCCACCTGGTGTTCGGCACCCTGCATACGTCCAGCGCGGCCAAGACCATCGACCGCATCATCGACGTGTTCCCCGCCGGCGAGAAGCCGATGGTGCGTTCGATGCTGTCCGAGTCGCTGCGTGCGGTGATCGCGCAGGCGCTGCTGAAGAAGGTGGGCGGCGGTCGTACCGCGGCCTGGGAAATCATGGTCGGCATCCCGGCCATCCGTAACCTGATCCGCGAAGACAAGGTGGCGCAGATGTATTCGGCCATCCAGACCGGCCAGCAGTACGGAATGATGACCCTCGACCAGCACCTGCAGGACCTGGTGGCGCGCAGCCAGATCACCAAGCAGCAGGCCCGCGAATACGCGAAGGACAAGAAGCTGTTCGACTGA
- a CDS encoding PilT/PilU family type 4a pilus ATPase, giving the protein MTTPTEFTSLLKLMAAQRASDLFITAGMPPSMKVNGKLSPVTEEPLTPQQSRDLVLSVMTPPQREEFEKTHECNFAIGLSGVGRFRVSAFYQRNQVGMVLRRIETKIPTVEELSLPPIIKQLAMTKRGIILFVGATGTGKTTSLASMIGHRNKNSTGHIITIEDPIEFVHRHEGCIVTQREVGVDTDSWENALKNTLRQAPDVIMIGEIRTREGMDHAIAFAETGHLVLCTLHANNANQAMDRIINFFPEDRRNQLLMDLSLNLKGVVAQQLVPRSDGKGRRVAMEILLGTPLVQDYIRDGEVHKLKEVMKDSTQLGMKTFDQSLFELYQAGEISYDDALRYADSQNEVRLKIKLAQSGDARTLAQGMDGVEVAEVK; this is encoded by the coding sequence ATGACCACGCCCACCGAATTCACCTCGCTGCTCAAGCTGATGGCCGCGCAGCGCGCCTCCGACCTGTTCATCACCGCCGGCATGCCGCCGTCGATGAAGGTCAACGGCAAGCTCTCGCCGGTCACCGAGGAGCCGCTCACGCCGCAGCAGAGCCGTGACCTGGTGTTGTCGGTGATGACGCCGCCGCAGCGCGAGGAGTTCGAGAAGACCCATGAGTGCAACTTCGCGATCGGGCTGTCGGGTGTGGGCCGCTTCCGTGTGTCCGCGTTCTACCAGCGCAATCAGGTGGGCATGGTGCTGCGCCGGATCGAGACCAAGATCCCGACGGTGGAAGAACTCAGCCTGCCGCCGATCATCAAGCAGCTGGCGATGACCAAGCGCGGCATCATCCTGTTCGTCGGCGCCACCGGTACCGGCAAGACGACCTCGCTGGCGTCGATGATCGGCCACCGCAACAAGAACTCGACCGGCCACATCATCACCATCGAGGACCCGATCGAATTCGTGCACCGCCACGAGGGCTGCATCGTCACCCAGCGCGAGGTCGGCGTGGATACCGACAGCTGGGAGAACGCGCTGAAGAACACCCTGCGCCAGGCGCCGGACGTGATCATGATCGGCGAGATCCGGACCCGCGAAGGCATGGACCATGCGATCGCCTTCGCCGAAACCGGCCACCTGGTGCTGTGCACGCTGCACGCCAACAACGCCAACCAGGCGATGGACCGCATCATCAACTTCTTCCCGGAAGACCGCCGCAACCAGTTGCTGATGGATCTTTCGCTCAACCTCAAGGGCGTGGTCGCGCAGCAGCTGGTGCCGCGTTCGGACGGCAAGGGCCGCCGGGTGGCGATGGAGATCCTGCTGGGCACGCCGCTGGTGCAGGACTACATCCGCGACGGCGAGGTCCACAAGCTGAAGGAAGTGATGAAGGACTCCACCCAGCTCGGGATGAAGACCTTCGACCAGAGCCTGTTCGAGCTCTACCAGGCCGGCGAGATCAGTTACGACGACGCGCTGCGCTACGCCGACTCGCAGAACGAGGTCCGCCTGAAGATCAAGCTGGCGCAGTCGGGCGATGCCCGCACGCTGGCGCAGGGCATGGATGGCGTGGAAGTCGCCGAGGTCAAGTGA
- a CDS encoding YqgE/AlgH family protein, translating into MSESVSPFSQQLLIALPALADPNFSRSVVLICQHDANGAMGIVVNRESEFSVGDLFDQIQVEGGAPELRARPVVAGGPVHAERGFVLHDGEREWDSSIRLPNGLSLTTSRDVLEALAAGEGPTQALVALGCAGWGPGQLEQEIAENSWMTAPADADLLFEQPLEQRWLAAAGRIGVNLMQMTHYSGRA; encoded by the coding sequence ATGTCCGAATCCGTTTCCCCGTTCTCGCAGCAGCTGCTGATCGCGCTGCCGGCACTGGCCGATCCCAATTTTTCCCGCAGCGTGGTGCTGATCTGCCAGCACGACGCCAATGGCGCGATGGGCATCGTGGTGAACCGCGAGTCCGAGTTCAGCGTCGGTGACCTGTTCGACCAGATCCAGGTCGAAGGCGGCGCACCCGAGTTGCGCGCGCGCCCGGTCGTCGCCGGTGGCCCGGTGCACGCCGAGCGCGGTTTCGTGCTCCACGACGGCGAGCGCGAATGGGATTCCAGCATCCGCCTGCCGAACGGCCTGTCGCTGACCACCTCGCGTGATGTGCTGGAGGCGCTGGCCGCCGGCGAAGGCCCGACACAGGCGCTGGTCGCGCTGGGTTGCGCCGGTTGGGGCCCGGGCCAGCTGGAGCAGGAGATTGCCGAGAACAGCTGGATGACCGCGCCGGCCGACGCCGACCTGCTGTTCGAACAGCCGCTGGAGCAACGCTGGCTGGCCGCGGCCGGGCGCATCGGGGTCAACCTGATGCAGATGACCCACTACAGCGGCCGTGCATGA
- the ruvX gene encoding Holliday junction resolvase RuvX, with protein MRLDGTMLAFDVGARRIGVAVGSALGAGARGIAVVDMRDDVADWAHVDKLRREWMPAGFIVGDPMTLDGGDQSSRQRAMRFAKALQARFKLPVLMIDERSSSIEAAQRFAVARAEGQRRRRDAEQLDAVAAAVILDRWIAAPATATELPANTES; from the coding sequence ATGAGGCTGGATGGCACGATGCTGGCGTTCGATGTCGGTGCGCGGCGGATCGGCGTGGCCGTCGGCAGCGCGCTCGGCGCGGGCGCACGCGGCATCGCCGTGGTCGACATGCGCGATGACGTGGCCGACTGGGCGCACGTGGACAAGCTCAGGCGCGAATGGATGCCGGCCGGCTTCATCGTCGGCGACCCGATGACGCTCGACGGTGGCGATCAGTCCTCGCGGCAACGCGCGATGCGTTTCGCGAAGGCGCTGCAGGCACGCTTCAAACTGCCGGTGCTGATGATCGACGAACGCAGCAGCAGCATCGAGGCCGCGCAGCGCTTCGCCGTGGCCCGAGCCGAAGGCCAGCGCCGCCGCCGCGATGCCGAACAACTCGACGCGGTGGCCGCCGCCGTCATCCTCGACCGCTGGATCGCGGCCCCCGCCACCGCGACCGAACTGCCGGCCAACACGGAGTCCTGA
- a CDS encoding aspartate carbamoyltransferase catalytic subunit, which translates to MPKHLLSLHDLDRAEIVALLERAAQFGDGIDARDRLAGIGVCTLFFEPSTRTRLSFQRAAQRLGADVLGFEAATSSATKGETALDTLKNIEAMGVRGFVVRHREDGAVAALAAQAGPDTALINAGDGRHQHPTQGLLDMLTIREAKGADFSGLKVAVIGDIRHSRVARSDLVALSKLGVGEIRACGPASLLPGDDTLSGCARVTDDLDAALRDADVVMTLRLQRERMEDGLVASLDGYHRDFGITTARLRGAKPDAIVMHPGPMNRGVEITDEVADGPQSVILRQVANGVKVRMAVLERALG; encoded by the coding sequence ATGCCCAAGCACCTGCTGTCCCTGCACGACCTTGACCGCGCGGAGATCGTCGCCCTGCTTGAGCGTGCCGCGCAGTTCGGTGACGGCATCGACGCACGCGACCGGCTGGCCGGCATCGGCGTGTGCACGCTGTTCTTCGAGCCTTCCACGCGCACCCGCCTGAGCTTCCAGCGCGCGGCGCAGCGGCTCGGCGCGGATGTGTTGGGCTTCGAGGCGGCGACCTCCTCCGCCACCAAGGGCGAGACCGCGCTCGACACCTTGAAGAACATCGAGGCGATGGGCGTGCGCGGCTTCGTGGTGCGCCATCGCGAGGACGGCGCCGTGGCCGCGCTCGCCGCACAGGCCGGGCCGGATACCGCGCTGATCAACGCCGGCGACGGCCGCCATCAACATCCCACCCAGGGCCTGCTCGACATGCTGACCATCCGCGAAGCCAAGGGCGCGGATTTCAGCGGCCTGAAGGTGGCGGTCATCGGCGACATCCGCCATTCGCGCGTGGCCCGCAGCGATCTGGTGGCCCTGTCGAAGCTCGGCGTCGGCGAGATCCGCGCCTGCGGCCCCGCCTCCCTGCTGCCAGGCGACGACACGCTGTCCGGCTGTGCGCGGGTGACCGATGACCTCGACGCCGCCCTGCGCGACGCCGATGTGGTGATGACGCTGCGCCTGCAGCGCGAACGGATGGAAGACGGGCTGGTCGCGTCGCTGGACGGCTACCACCGCGACTTCGGCATCACCACGGCACGCCTGCGTGGCGCGAAACCCGATGCCATCGTCATGCATCCCGGCCCGATGAACCGCGGCGTGGAAATCACCGACGAGGTGGCCGATGGCCCGCAGTCGGTGATCCTGCGCCAGGTCGCCAACGGGGTGAAGGTGCGGATGGCGGTGCTGGAACGCGCGCTCGGTTGA
- a CDS encoding Dps family protein: MSKSKTPKAAKSAAASTIAATGAPAIDIGLKTAERAAIAKQLSHFLADSYTLYLKTHNFHWNVTGPMFNALHTMFETQYTEQWTALDEIAERIRALGYNAPGSYAEFVKLGSIAEEPGLGDTADWREMVRQLTVGNEAVCRTARKALKVADDAGDDPSVDLLTQRLQTHEKYAWMLRSLLQ, translated from the coding sequence ATGAGCAAATCCAAGACCCCGAAGGCCGCCAAGAGCGCCGCCGCATCCACCATCGCGGCGACCGGCGCGCCGGCCATCGACATCGGCCTGAAAACCGCCGAACGCGCGGCCATCGCCAAGCAGCTCTCGCATTTCCTCGCCGACAGCTACACGCTCTACCTCAAGACCCACAACTTCCACTGGAACGTGACCGGGCCGATGTTCAACGCCCTGCACACCATGTTCGAGACCCAGTACACCGAGCAATGGACCGCGCTGGACGAGATCGCCGAGCGCATCCGCGCACTGGGCTACAACGCGCCGGGCAGCTATGCCGAATTCGTGAAGCTGGGTTCCATCGCCGAGGAGCCGGGCCTGGGCGACACCGCCGACTGGCGCGAGATGGTGCGCCAGCTGACCGTGGGCAACGAGGCCGTCTGCCGCACCGCGCGCAAGGCGCTGAAGGTGGCCGATGACGCCGGTGACGACCCCAGCGTGGACCTGCTCACCCAGCGCCTGCAGACCCACGAGAAATACGCCTGGATGCTGCGCTCGCTGCTGCAGTGA